A window of Haloarcula sp. H-GB4 contains these coding sequences:
- the rimI gene encoding ribosomal protein S18-alanine N-acetyltransferase, with amino-acid sequence MTTVAPDGPETPDTPAVRRAVRADLIEVHRIEQASFPQPWPFSALESYLGETGFLVAETGNDDGDPPAVAGYVVADTVPNHGTPLGHIKDIAVRPAYRRQGVASALLTHAMEVIDETGAGSVKLEVRADNGGARKLYRRFGFEHRKTIPNYYSNGEDALVMVRLL; translated from the coding sequence GTGACAACGGTCGCTCCTGACGGACCGGAGACGCCGGATACGCCAGCGGTTCGACGCGCCGTCCGTGCGGATCTCATCGAGGTCCATCGTATCGAGCAGGCGTCATTTCCACAGCCATGGCCGTTTTCTGCACTGGAGAGCTATCTCGGCGAAACGGGGTTTCTCGTCGCCGAAACCGGAAACGACGACGGTGACCCGCCTGCTGTCGCAGGCTACGTCGTCGCGGATACGGTGCCGAACCATGGTACCCCGCTCGGCCACATCAAGGATATTGCGGTCCGGCCGGCGTACCGACGGCAGGGGGTTGCGAGCGCGCTGTTGACCCATGCGATGGAGGTTATCGACGAGACGGGTGCTGGCTCGGTCAAGCTAGAGGTCCGGGCCGACAATGGCGGAGCGCGAAAGCTCTACCGGCGCTTTGGGTTCGAACACCGCAAAACGATCCCGAACTACTATAGCAATGGTGAGGACGCATTGGTAATGGTCCGCCTGCTGTAG
- a CDS encoding aconitate hydratase: protein MGQTLTEKILGDHLVEGELTPGEEIGIEIDQVLTQDTTGTLVWLQFEALGLEEVQTELAAQYCDHQTYQFDFKNTDDHRFLRSAAGTFGAHFSRPGNGICHNVHKENFAAPGKTMLGSDSHTPTPGGLGELAIGSGGLDVAVAMGGGAYYIEMPEVVNVRLEGELPEWATAKDVILELLRRLSVKGGVGKVLEYTGPGVETLTVPERTTITNMGTELGATSSIFPTDDQTKDYLERLGREDVFEDIGPDEDAEYADEIVVDLSDLEPLIAEPSMPDNVVPVSEVEGVDVEQVMIGSCTNGAYEDILPAAKMLEGRNIDKKTEMIVAPGSKQASEMLAREGWTAEMMAAGVNFSEATCGACIGIGHVPASDSVSLRTFNRNFEGRSGIEDDNVYLCSPEVATAAAIKGEIVDPRDLADELGDLEAPGLEMPDQYIGNSESDLIAPDNAVDDELIKGPNIGDVPLKDPLETEVGGEALLKMEDNITTDHIIPATQDILMYRSNVPKLSEFTLSRVDDTFAERALEADGGVLVAGENYGQGSSREHAALCPMYLGIETVLAQSFARIHKANLFNFGIVPLTIDEETYEQIDEGDDIEIVDDAAEAVKSGQTEFTIRVNDDWEATGQLDASEREREILAAGGKLSHTKQQHDEGGAAPADD, encoded by the coding sequence ATGGGACAGACGCTTACGGAAAAAATTCTCGGCGACCATCTCGTCGAAGGGGAGCTAACACCCGGAGAAGAGATCGGGATCGAGATCGATCAGGTGCTGACACAGGACACGACCGGGACGCTCGTCTGGCTGCAGTTCGAAGCGCTGGGCCTCGAAGAGGTCCAGACGGAACTGGCCGCCCAGTACTGTGACCACCAGACCTATCAGTTCGACTTTAAGAATACCGACGACCACCGCTTCCTCCGCTCTGCGGCAGGCACGTTCGGGGCCCACTTCTCGCGCCCCGGCAATGGTATTTGTCACAACGTCCACAAGGAGAACTTCGCCGCACCCGGCAAGACGATGCTCGGGTCCGACTCCCACACACCGACCCCCGGCGGCCTCGGCGAACTCGCCATCGGGTCCGGTGGCCTCGACGTCGCCGTCGCGATGGGTGGCGGCGCCTACTACATTGAGATGCCGGAAGTCGTCAACGTCCGTCTCGAAGGCGAACTGCCCGAATGGGCTACCGCCAAGGACGTCATCTTGGAGCTGCTCCGCCGGCTGTCGGTCAAGGGCGGCGTCGGCAAGGTGCTGGAATACACCGGTCCCGGCGTCGAGACGCTGACCGTCCCCGAGCGGACGACCATCACCAACATGGGGACCGAGCTCGGTGCGACGTCCTCGATCTTCCCGACGGACGACCAGACCAAGGATTACCTCGAACGCCTCGGCCGCGAGGACGTCTTCGAGGACATCGGCCCCGACGAGGACGCCGAGTACGCCGACGAGATCGTCGTCGACCTCTCGGACCTCGAACCGCTCATCGCCGAGCCGTCCATGCCTGACAACGTCGTCCCTGTCTCCGAAGTCGAGGGCGTCGACGTCGAGCAGGTCATGATCGGCTCCTGTACGAACGGTGCCTACGAGGACATCCTCCCGGCCGCGAAGATGCTGGAAGGGCGCAACATCGACAAGAAGACCGAGATGATCGTCGCCCCCGGCTCCAAGCAGGCCTCCGAGATGCTGGCCCGTGAGGGCTGGACCGCGGAGATGATGGCCGCCGGCGTCAACTTCTCCGAGGCGACGTGTGGTGCCTGTATTGGTATTGGTCACGTCCCGGCCTCCGACTCCGTCTCCCTGCGGACCTTCAACCGCAACTTCGAGGGTCGCTCCGGTATCGAGGACGACAACGTCTACCTCTGCTCGCCGGAAGTCGCCACCGCGGCGGCGATCAAAGGCGAAATCGTTGACCCGCGGGACCTCGCAGACGAACTCGGCGACCTCGAGGCCCCCGGTCTGGAAATGCCCGACCAGTACATCGGCAACTCCGAATCGGACCTCATCGCGCCGGACAACGCCGTCGACGACGAACTCATCAAGGGCCCGAACATCGGCGACGTGCCGCTGAAGGACCCGCTGGAGACCGAAGTCGGTGGTGAAGCCCTCCTGAAGATGGAGGATAACATCACGACGGACCACATCATCCCGGCCACGCAGGACATCCTGATGTACCGGTCGAACGTCCCGAAGCTCTCCGAGTTCACGCTCTCGCGCGTCGATGACACGTTCGCGGAGCGCGCACTCGAAGCTGACGGCGGCGTGCTCGTCGCTGGCGAGAACTACGGTCAGGGCTCCTCGCGCGAACACGCGGCCCTGTGCCCGATGTACCTGGGTATCGAGACCGTCCTCGCACAGAGCTTCGCCCGCATCCACAAGGCGAATCTGTTCAACTTCGGTATCGTCCCACTCACCATCGACGAGGAAACCTACGAGCAGATCGACGAAGGCGACGACATCGAGATCGTCGACGACGCGGCCGAGGCCGTCAAGTCCGGCCAGACGGAGTTCACCATCCGCGTGAACGACGACTGGGAAGCGACCGGCCAGCTCGACGCCTCCGAGCGCGAACGCGAGATCCTCGCCGCCGGTGGCAAGCTCTCGCACACGAAGCAGCAGCACGACGAAGGCGGCGCTGCACCTGCTGACGACTAA
- a CDS encoding deoxyuridine 5'-triphosphate nucleotidohydrolase: protein MRAVRHSEASQQVGTAVVQTGRSFHDTRTEPRMFKSGRFVADALGDLRDSQVQPNGVDLTLGAVYEQTEPGRIERNDKTVGDRQEIEPDDGVYHLNRGGYIVEYADRVVIPDGHIGFLLPRSSLLRNSCMLDTAVWDAGYEGRGEGLLEVHHPIELEQGARIAQLVLADAAHEGTYEGTYQGENL from the coding sequence ATCCGTGCCGTCCGTCACTCAGAAGCGAGTCAACAGGTCGGGACAGCGGTCGTCCAGACCGGCAGGTCTTTCCACGACACTCGCACAGAACCGCGTATGTTCAAAAGCGGGCGGTTCGTCGCCGATGCTCTCGGCGATCTGAGAGACTCGCAGGTGCAACCGAACGGCGTCGACCTCACGCTCGGGGCGGTCTACGAGCAAACCGAGCCAGGGCGCATCGAACGCAACGACAAGACCGTCGGCGACCGGCAGGAAATCGAGCCTGACGACGGCGTCTACCACCTCAACCGCGGCGGCTACATCGTCGAGTACGCCGATCGCGTCGTCATTCCGGATGGCCACATCGGCTTTCTCCTTCCTCGGTCGTCGTTGCTCCGCAACTCCTGCATGCTCGATACGGCTGTCTGGGACGCCGGTTACGAGGGACGCGGAGAGGGGCTACTGGAGGTTCACCACCCGATCGAACTCGAACAGGGCGCGCGGATCGCACAGCTTGTTCTCGCTGACGCCGCTCACGAGGGGACGTACGAAGGAACGTATCAGGGAGAGAATCTCTGA
- a CDS encoding helix-turn-helix domain-containing protein — protein sequence MIVEFHIDAPLLQRTAETLSKAAIRIQRLHCESGDCRAVAWIGPVERPAIEANLAQDESITDYAHVAAEGDGHWYTLHTTDTTIDTIGESLLNADGFLLGAAQTGDDWVFRARFPEKSSVLSFRDTLVSSDINIDIQTITDDTEASPQFGVTDPQQEVLLLALNRGYFTVPRESSLSDLAAELGISSQAASERLRRGTRTLVQNTLAAPERPLVGSPPE from the coding sequence ATGATAGTAGAATTTCACATCGATGCCCCCCTCTTGCAGCGAACAGCTGAAACGCTGAGTAAAGCAGCGATACGGATACAGCGATTGCACTGCGAGAGCGGCGACTGCCGTGCCGTCGCCTGGATTGGCCCCGTCGAACGGCCCGCCATCGAAGCGAATCTGGCCCAGGACGAGAGTATCACCGACTATGCCCATGTAGCGGCAGAAGGAGATGGTCACTGGTATACCCTGCATACAACTGATACGACAATTGACACGATCGGAGAATCGTTATTGAATGCGGACGGGTTCCTCCTTGGTGCCGCACAGACCGGCGATGACTGGGTGTTTCGAGCCCGGTTCCCCGAGAAGAGTTCGGTACTGTCGTTCCGTGACACACTCGTGTCCAGTGATATCAACATCGACATTCAGACCATCACTGACGACACGGAAGCCTCCCCACAGTTCGGCGTGACGGACCCACAGCAAGAAGTGCTGTTGCTCGCGCTCAATCGTGGGTATTTCACCGTTCCGCGGGAATCGTCCCTCTCGGACCTCGCCGCGGAGCTCGGTATCTCCAGTCAGGCCGCTTCGGAGCGGCTCCGGCGGGGGACGCGAACGCTGGTACAGAACACGCTGGCGGCCCCTGAACGGCCGCTTGTCGGCTCACCGCCGGAGTAA
- a CDS encoding HalOD1 output domain-containing protein, whose translation MSSNEGTVYMLRNRATEGSGDWVSPEPAGDVIADAVIEATDLDADDIDELETYVDSESLRAVVGERTTESLTFAVEGHDVTITADGEVSVDG comes from the coding sequence ATGAGCTCGAACGAGGGGACTGTGTATATGCTACGGAACCGGGCCACGGAGGGGTCCGGGGACTGGGTGAGCCCCGAACCCGCAGGTGATGTTATTGCTGATGCAGTTATCGAAGCGACAGATCTGGATGCAGATGATATTGACGAACTGGAGACATACGTCGACAGCGAATCACTCCGTGCGGTTGTCGGGGAGAGGACGACGGAGTCGCTGACGTTCGCTGTCGAAGGACACGACGTGACGATAACGGCTGACGGTGAGGTTTCTGTCGACGGGTAA
- a CDS encoding methylglyoxal synthase, with protein MTRVALIAHDDEKPEMIDLAQSYESTLSEFDLVGTGTTSKRIMAETDLTVERKESGPMGGDTQIGAEVAEGRMDGIVFLRDPLTAQPHEPDISALLRICDVHDVPLATTRTSAEYILEGLAQDKADD; from the coding sequence ATGACCCGCGTTGCACTCATCGCACACGACGACGAGAAGCCAGAGATGATCGATCTGGCACAGAGTTACGAATCAACGCTTTCGGAGTTCGACCTCGTCGGGACTGGCACGACGAGCAAGCGTATCATGGCAGAGACCGACCTCACAGTCGAACGTAAGGAGAGCGGGCCGATGGGTGGCGACACGCAGATCGGCGCAGAAGTCGCCGAGGGCCGCATGGACGGCATCGTCTTCCTCCGGGACCCGCTGACGGCACAGCCCCACGAGCCGGACATCTCGGCGCTCCTGCGCATCTGTGACGTCCACGACGTGCCGCTGGCGACGACGCGAACCTCGGCGGAGTACATCCTCGAAGGGCTGGCGCAGGACAAAGCCGACGACTAA
- the queC gene encoding 7-cyano-7-deazaguanine synthase QueC, producing MTDDTRAVVLASGGMDSATAAYEAQTRGYDHLYLLHTSYGQNTEDREYDCASALADHVDAADFLHVETGHLTQIGASSLTDDSMDVADADTDSDEIPTSYVPFRNANLLSMAVSYAEANDCGAVFIGAHSEDFSGYPDCRPTFFDAFQGVIDAGTKPDTDIDLVAPFVEWSKTDIAERGVELGVPYADTWSCYRDDEPACGTCDACAFRLEAFQRIGERDPIEYAERPT from the coding sequence ATGACTGACGATACCCGCGCTGTCGTGCTCGCCTCCGGCGGCATGGACAGCGCCACGGCAGCCTACGAAGCACAGACTCGCGGCTACGACCACCTGTATTTGCTGCACACCAGCTACGGGCAAAACACTGAGGACCGGGAGTACGACTGTGCCAGCGCGCTGGCCGACCACGTCGACGCAGCTGACTTCCTCCACGTCGAAACCGGCCACCTCACCCAGATCGGCGCGTCGTCGCTAACCGACGACTCGATGGACGTGGCGGACGCCGACACCGACAGCGATGAGATTCCGACCTCCTACGTCCCGTTCCGGAACGCGAACCTGCTGTCGATGGCGGTCTCCTACGCTGAAGCCAACGACTGCGGAGCCGTCTTCATCGGCGCCCACAGCGAGGATTTCTCGGGCTACCCTGACTGCCGCCCCACCTTCTTTGACGCGTTTCAGGGCGTCATCGACGCCGGAACGAAACCCGACACCGACATCGACCTCGTCGCGCCCTTCGTCGAGTGGTCCAAGACCGATATCGCTGAGCGCGGCGTCGAACTTGGCGTCCCCTACGCGGACACTTGGAGTTGCTACCGGGACGACGAACCGGCCTGTGGAACGTGTGACGCCTGTGCGTTCCGGCTCGAAGCCTTCCAGCGCATCGGCGAACGGGACCCCATCGAGTACGCGGAGCGACCGACGTAG
- a CDS encoding 7-carboxy-7-deazaguanine synthase QueE → MPVANDAPGLDIEGTDADAESGDLPINELFQSLQGEGRLAGVPSVFVRTSGCNLRCWFCDSYHTSWEPTHDWFTVDDVIAAIEEYDANHVVLTGGEPLIHDSSEDLLERLDDRGYHTTVETNGTVVPDAPIDLASVSPKLASSTPTPERDPDGDGEWADRHEERRLDVPTLANLVETYDTQLKFVVTGREDMAEIERLVERLRDAASTRVRDDDVLLMPEGQTRDQLEATRETVADLALEHGYRYTPRLHVDLWNDAPGT, encoded by the coding sequence GTCTCGATATCGAGGGAACCGACGCAGACGCCGAGTCCGGCGACCTGCCCATCAACGAGCTGTTCCAGTCCCTCCAGGGCGAGGGCCGACTGGCCGGCGTCCCGAGTGTGTTCGTCCGGACCAGCGGCTGTAATCTGCGGTGCTGGTTCTGTGACTCATATCACACCTCGTGGGAGCCGACTCACGACTGGTTCACCGTCGACGATGTAATCGCGGCTATCGAGGAGTACGATGCCAACCATGTCGTCCTGACCGGCGGTGAACCGCTCATTCACGATTCGAGCGAGGACTTGCTGGAACGCCTGGATGATAGGGGATACCACACGACGGTCGAGACCAATGGGACCGTCGTCCCCGATGCCCCTATCGACCTCGCCAGCGTCAGCCCGAAACTGGCCTCCAGCACACCGACGCCCGAACGTGACCCTGACGGTGATGGCGAGTGGGCGGACCGCCACGAGGAGCGTCGGCTCGACGTGCCGACGCTGGCCAACCTCGTCGAAACCTACGATACGCAACTGAAGTTCGTCGTTACGGGCCGCGAAGACATGGCCGAAATCGAGCGCCTCGTCGAGCGACTCCGCGACGCTGCGTCCACCCGCGTACGTGACGACGACGTGTTGCTGATGCCGGAAGGACAGACGCGCGACCAGCTCGAAGCGACCCGGGAGACGGTCGCGGACCTTGCGCTGGAGCACGGCTACCGATACACACCGCGACTCCACGTCGACCTCTGGAACGACGCACCGGGCACCTGA